A genome region from Hevea brasiliensis isolate MT/VB/25A 57/8 chromosome 7, ASM3005281v1, whole genome shotgun sequence includes the following:
- the LOC110659899 gene encoding protein METHYLENE BLUE SENSITIVITY 1 has translation MYTIHKSIYSPSMGQAQSIAQIARVSRPRVLTFPIFVNSCSIDHQQTMTGKAKPKKHTAKEIATKVDAATTNRGGGKAGLIDRTGKDKGGHAKFECPYCKSTAPDVKSMQIHHDARHPKIPFEEDKVVNLHASLVAEPSKPRPGVRGSFKK, from the coding sequence ATGTACACAATACATAAGTCTATATATAGTCCTTCAATGGGCCAGGCTCAATCAATTGCCCAAATAGCTAGGGTTTCTCGCCCTAGGGTTCTCACTTTCCCGATATTCGTCAACAGCTGTTCCATCGATCACCAGCAAACAATGACCGGAAAGGCAAAGCCAAAGAAGCATACGGCGAAGGAGATCGCGACGAAGGTGGACGCAGCGACGACGAACAGAGGCGGAGGGAAGGCTGGGCTGATAGACAGAACTGGAAAAGATAAAGGAGGTCACGCGAAGTTTGAGTGTCCCTACTGCAAATCAACGGCGCCGGACGTTAAATCTATGCAGATCCATCACGATGCTCGCCATCCTAAGATCCCCTTTGAGGAAGATAAGGTCGTGAATTTACATGCTAGTCTTGTAGCCGAACCCTCTAAGCCGCGTCCCGGTGTTA